In Thermus islandicus DSM 21543, a single window of DNA contains:
- a CDS encoding carbohydrate ABC transporter permease codes for MRSLRKLLPTYLLASLYALLLVLPLLTLLSASLRSEADLYAPSLLPPHPTVEAYREALVRYPLLRFLLNSFLVSTAVTLGVLATSLLAAYALARMRFPGREALFGLAVALLLVPGEATFLPLYLLVDRLGWLDTYLALTVPFLASPLGVFLLRQFLRTIPEDYFDAARIDGAGHFQMLYHVALPLSAPALGALAAVTFIGTWNMYLWPLVVTKSREMQTAQIAVSFILNEEVARWNVVAAGAILVLLPTLVAFLLAQRAFVRGIALGGLKG; via the coding sequence ATGCGTAGCCTCAGGAAGCTCCTTCCCACCTACCTACTGGCTAGCCTCTACGCCTTACTCCTGGTTCTTCCCCTCCTCACCCTCCTCTCCGCCAGCCTGCGGAGCGAGGCCGACCTCTACGCCCCAAGCCTCCTTCCTCCCCATCCCACCGTCGAGGCCTACCGGGAAGCCCTGGTCCGCTACCCCCTCCTCCGCTTCCTCCTCAATAGCTTCCTCGTCTCCACCGCCGTCACCCTGGGGGTACTGGCCACAAGCCTCCTCGCCGCCTACGCCCTCGCCCGGATGCGCTTCCCGGGCCGGGAGGCCCTCTTCGGCCTCGCCGTGGCCCTCCTCCTGGTGCCGGGGGAGGCCACCTTCCTCCCCCTTTACCTCCTGGTGGACCGCCTGGGGTGGCTAGACACCTACCTCGCCCTCACCGTGCCCTTCCTGGCAAGCCCCCTCGGGGTCTTCCTCCTGCGCCAGTTCCTCAGGACCATCCCCGAGGATTATTTCGATGCCGCCCGCATAGACGGGGCGGGTCACTTCCAGATGCTCTACCACGTGGCCCTGCCCCTCAGCGCCCCGGCCCTGGGGGCCCTGGCGGCCGTCACCTTCATCGGCACTTGGAACATGTACCTCTGGCCCCTTGTGGTCACCAAAAGCCGGGAGATGCAGACAGCCCAGATCGCGGTGAGCTTCATCCTCAACGAGGAGGTGGCCCGGTGGAACGTGGTGGCTGCTGGGGCGATCCTGGTCCTTCTCCCCACC
- a CDS encoding ABC transporter substrate-binding protein translates to MTAVVAALAVLAVVFAQRARAPFTIGVSNGFVGSEWRVQMLDNMRSLNEVYKRQGLTRDLVIQSANVDVAGQINQIRNLVLRRVNGILINPNSQSGLNGAIRDAVRSGVRVIAVDQEVSAPEALNVTIDQKEWAKISMRWLAEALGGKGNIVIINGIAGHPANEARYQGVKEVLAQYPNIKVLNVANADWDQAKGQEVMSRLLASYPQIDGVWSQDGMAEGALRALLAANLPRLPVMAGEARAGYLRLWADAKKKYPDFRSFGVYNPPGVGASGLKVMIRLLQGRKLKPGILAGPFRNTIYVPIPGQVTDATLEEALRQIQGKPDTYVLDGIISDQQADSYFQ, encoded by the coding sequence TTGACCGCAGTCGTTGCGGCACTGGCCGTTCTCGCCGTGGTCTTCGCCCAGAGGGCCCGTGCCCCGTTCACCATAGGGGTATCGAATGGCTTTGTGGGCAGCGAATGGCGGGTTCAGATGCTGGACAACATGCGCTCCCTAAACGAGGTGTATAAGCGCCAGGGCCTGACCCGCGATCTTGTCATTCAGAGCGCTAACGTGGACGTGGCGGGCCAGATCAACCAAATCCGCAACCTGGTTCTCCGGCGGGTGAACGGGATCCTCATTAATCCGAACTCCCAGTCCGGCCTCAACGGGGCCATCCGCGATGCCGTGCGCTCGGGGGTGCGGGTCATCGCCGTGGACCAGGAGGTCTCGGCCCCGGAGGCTCTGAACGTGACCATAGACCAAAAGGAGTGGGCGAAGATCAGCATGCGCTGGCTGGCAGAGGCCCTGGGAGGCAAGGGCAACATCGTTATCATCAACGGCATTGCTGGGCATCCGGCCAATGAGGCCCGTTACCAAGGGGTGAAGGAGGTGTTGGCCCAGTACCCCAACATCAAAGTGCTCAACGTGGCCAACGCGGATTGGGATCAGGCTAAGGGTCAGGAGGTGATGTCCCGCCTCCTTGCCTCCTATCCCCAGATCGATGGGGTCTGGTCCCAGGATGGGATGGCGGAAGGGGCGCTCAGGGCCCTCCTCGCCGCCAACCTGCCCAGGCTTCCGGTCATGGCCGGGGAGGCCAGGGCAGGATACCTGAGGCTTTGGGCCGACGCAAAAAAGAAGTACCCTGACTTCAGGTCCTTCGGGGTGTACAACCCTCCCGGGGTCGGGGCGAGCGGCCTCAAGGTTATGATCCGTCTCCTTCAGGGCAGGAAGCTCAAGCCCGGTATCCTCGCGGGCCCCTTCCGCAACACCATTTACGTACCCATTCCCGGCCAGGTGACGGACGCGACCCTAGAGGAGGCCTTGCGGCAGATTCAGGGCAAGCCGGACACCTACGTGCTCGATGGAATCATCTCTGATCAACAGGCGGATAGCTACTTCCAGTGA
- a CDS encoding ROK family transcriptional regulator: MGKPSPLLALGDLTPAEAQILNLLLWHRTLTRGELSREMNFSRSKVHELVAGLLDRGLLQEVGLSPSTGGRPPVTLAFREDLGVLGAVDLGATSLDVALLSPSLRLLAHHAEDLDVRLGPGPVMARVRGLLTRLLEALGLGPDHLLAIGMGVPGPVEFKSGLLINPPIMPGWEGFSIRDYLQETFPCAVFVDNDVNVMALGELWWDRRRHENFVVIKVGTGIGAGIICRGEIYRGADGAAGDVGHICVDPGGPVCHCGNIGCVEAMAGGPAIARMALEAAERGESPLLARLLEERGTLTPVEVGQASREGDPVANRIIQRAGQLIGQMLASLVNFFNPSQILVGGGVTRVGPLLLASIRQSVYQRSLPLSTRHLYIGYTQLGERSGVVGAGVLALGEAIRGSREGT; this comes from the coding sequence GTGGGTAAGCCCTCTCCCCTGCTCGCCCTCGGAGACCTCACCCCTGCGGAAGCGCAGATCCTGAATCTCCTCCTTTGGCATCGGACCCTCACGCGCGGGGAATTGTCCCGAGAAATGAACTTTTCCCGCAGCAAGGTCCACGAGCTGGTGGCCGGGCTCCTCGACCGCGGTCTGTTGCAGGAGGTGGGGCTTTCCCCGTCCACCGGGGGGAGGCCCCCTGTGACCCTCGCCTTTCGCGAGGACCTCGGGGTTTTGGGAGCAGTGGACTTGGGGGCCACCAGCCTAGACGTGGCCCTCCTCTCCCCCAGCCTGCGGCTCCTAGCCCATCATGCGGAGGACTTGGATGTCCGGCTGGGCCCTGGGCCCGTCATGGCCCGGGTACGGGGTCTGTTGACCCGGCTTCTCGAAGCCCTCGGCCTCGGCCCGGACCACCTCTTGGCCATCGGCATGGGGGTACCTGGGCCGGTAGAGTTCAAGAGTGGCCTCTTGATCAACCCCCCTATCATGCCGGGCTGGGAGGGGTTTTCCATCCGGGACTACCTACAAGAAACCTTCCCCTGTGCCGTCTTCGTGGACAACGACGTGAACGTGATGGCCTTGGGCGAGCTTTGGTGGGACCGTCGCCGCCACGAAAACTTCGTGGTCATCAAGGTGGGTACTGGGATTGGGGCCGGGATTATCTGCCGAGGGGAGATCTACCGCGGTGCCGACGGCGCAGCGGGCGACGTAGGCCACATCTGCGTGGACCCCGGGGGACCGGTGTGCCACTGCGGCAACATCGGCTGCGTGGAGGCGATGGCGGGCGGGCCTGCCATCGCCCGCATGGCCCTCGAGGCCGCGGAGCGGGGAGAAAGCCCCCTCCTTGCTCGCCTGCTCGAGGAGCGGGGCACCTTAACTCCGGTGGAGGTGGGCCAGGCAAGCCGAGAGGGGGACCCGGTGGCCAACCGGATTATCCAGCGGGCTGGGCAACTCATCGGTCAAATGCTCGCTTCCTTGGTGAACTTCTTTAACCCCTCCCAGATCCTGGTGGGAGGTGGAGTCACCAGGGTGGGGCCCCTTCTCCTCGCCTCCATCCGCCAAAGCGTCTATCAGCGGTCCCTTCCCCTCTCCACCCGGCACCTCTACATCGGCTACACCCAGCTCGGGGAGCGCTCTGGCGTCGTAGGAGCGGGGGTCTTGGCCCTGGGGGAGGCCATTCGGGGAAGCCGGGAGGGAACCTAG
- a CDS encoding ABC transporter permease produces MARVPYLPALLLALLLFLGNVILAPALLDSTNLARFLFSALPLALLAAGQTLVILGGGIDLSSGALLTLSLVVAAALFGERPLLAPLVALLVAGAGGLVNGLVVAYLRLQPLVATFATGFLFGGLALWVLPQPGGSVPPGFQDLFALTWVPPTCFLLLGFLGRLLARSPFGRCLYAVGGNPLAAYANGVPVPQVLLQAYLIGGLLSGAGGLLLLAETGTGDPLVGQPLTLPAIAAVALGGTRLSGGAGSVEGSLLGALLLALFRNLVFFLGVPSNLQLLAEGVVVLLALAASNALLGRRLWSG; encoded by the coding sequence ATGGCTAGAGTGCCCTACCTCCCTGCCCTTCTTCTCGCCCTATTGCTCTTTTTGGGCAACGTCATTCTGGCGCCGGCCCTCCTAGACTCAACCAATCTGGCCCGCTTTCTCTTCAGCGCCCTACCCCTGGCCCTCCTCGCTGCGGGTCAGACCCTGGTGATCTTAGGCGGGGGAATCGACCTTTCCTCCGGGGCTCTCCTCACCCTAAGCTTGGTGGTCGCGGCCGCTCTTTTTGGGGAGCGCCCCCTCCTCGCTCCCCTCGTCGCCCTTCTCGTTGCGGGTGCAGGAGGTCTCGTCAACGGCCTTGTCGTGGCCTACCTTAGGCTGCAGCCCTTGGTGGCCACCTTCGCCACGGGATTCCTCTTCGGTGGCTTGGCCCTTTGGGTCCTGCCTCAACCCGGCGGCTCAGTGCCCCCGGGGTTCCAGGACCTCTTTGCCCTCACCTGGGTCCCGCCGACCTGTTTCCTCCTTCTCGGTTTCCTGGGCCGCCTCCTGGCGAGAAGTCCCTTCGGGCGCTGCCTCTATGCCGTCGGAGGCAATCCCCTGGCCGCCTACGCCAACGGGGTCCCGGTGCCCCAAGTCCTCCTCCAGGCCTACCTGATCGGCGGTCTACTCTCCGGCGCGGGCGGGCTTCTCCTCTTGGCCGAAACGGGAACGGGGGACCCCCTGGTAGGTCAGCCCCTCACGCTCCCCGCCATCGCTGCCGTGGCCTTAGGGGGCACCCGGCTTTCCGGAGGGGCAGGGAGCGTGGAGGGTTCGCTTCTCGGGGCCCTCCTCCTCGCCCTCTTCCGCAACCTGGTCTTTTTCCTGGGGGTTCCCTCCAATCTCCAGCTCCTTGCCGAGGGGGTAGTGGTCCTTCTGGCCCTGGCGGCTTCCAATGCGCTTCTTGGGAGGCGGCTGTGGAGCGGCTGA
- a CDS encoding Gfo/Idh/MocA family protein: MRREMEVLGIGLLGAGFINEFHLKAFRYVRGAEITAICSRRHGSAERLAELARDLGVGRPRVYTDLRAFLQDPEVEAVWVGVPNHVRLEVAETIADEVRSGRSALRGLAWEKPMARTLKEAHAILQALEDAGILHGYLENQIYAPSLTRGKELVWRRGAPLAGRPYLARAAEEHSGPHRPWFWRGDLQGGGVLSDMMCHSVAAGWFLLTPPGTPMAQLLPEAVTAQVAGLKWTHSPYAEALFQETGGEVDYRSAPAEDYAAARVVLRTPEGKKVLVEASTSWSFVGPGLRLTFELLGPEYSLFVNTLEGEAKVFFSRRVQGETGEDLVEKQNAEQGLMPFLAEEAFTYGYVAENQHMVQSFLEGRRPYTTLEEGLRVTELLMAAYLSAETGALVPLPEANLADFVPAVQRGAWRP; this comes from the coding sequence ATGCGTAGGGAGATGGAGGTGCTGGGGATAGGGCTGTTGGGGGCGGGCTTCATCAACGAGTTCCACCTCAAGGCCTTCCGCTACGTGCGTGGAGCGGAGATCACAGCCATCTGCAGCCGGAGGCATGGCTCTGCGGAGCGCTTGGCGGAGCTCGCGCGGGATCTTGGGGTCGGCCGCCCCCGGGTATACACCGACCTGAGGGCGTTCCTCCAGGACCCGGAGGTGGAGGCGGTCTGGGTAGGGGTGCCGAACCACGTGCGCCTGGAGGTGGCGGAAACCATTGCCGACGAGGTACGCTCGGGGCGCTCCGCCCTCCGGGGTCTGGCCTGGGAAAAACCCATGGCCCGTACCCTGAAGGAGGCTCACGCCATCCTTCAGGCCCTCGAGGACGCCGGAATCCTCCACGGCTACTTGGAAAACCAGATCTACGCTCCCTCCCTCACCCGGGGAAAGGAGCTGGTCTGGCGGCGAGGTGCACCGCTGGCCGGGCGGCCGTATCTGGCTCGGGCCGCCGAGGAACACAGTGGTCCTCACCGGCCCTGGTTTTGGCGGGGTGACCTCCAAGGGGGCGGCGTCCTTTCGGACATGATGTGTCACAGCGTGGCGGCGGGCTGGTTCCTCCTTACCCCGCCCGGGACACCGATGGCCCAGCTATTGCCCGAAGCGGTTACGGCCCAAGTGGCCGGGCTCAAGTGGACGCACTCCCCTTACGCCGAGGCCCTCTTTCAGGAAACAGGGGGTGAGGTGGATTACCGCTCTGCTCCGGCCGAGGACTATGCTGCGGCCCGGGTCGTCCTCCGGACCCCGGAAGGGAAGAAGGTGCTGGTGGAAGCCAGCACCTCCTGGAGCTTTGTCGGGCCGGGCCTTAGGCTGACGTTCGAGCTCCTCGGCCCAGAGTACAGCCTCTTTGTGAACACCCTCGAGGGGGAGGCGAAGGTCTTCTTTAGCCGCCGGGTACAGGGCGAAACGGGTGAAGATCTGGTGGAGAAACAGAACGCCGAACAAGGCCTGATGCCTTTCTTGGCGGAGGAGGCCTTTACCTACGGATACGTGGCCGAGAACCAACACATGGTGCAGAGCTTCCTAGAGGGGAGGCGGCCCTACACCACGCTGGAGGAGGGTCTTCGCGTGACGGAACTCCTGATGGCGGCGTATCTTTCTGCGGAAACTGGGGCGCTGGTTCCCTTGCCCGAAGCCAATCTGGCGGATTTTGTTCCCGCCGTGCAACGGGGCGCTTGGCGACCTTAG
- a CDS encoding carbohydrate ABC transporter permease, protein MRRALWRKQTSPWKARLPLETIPFLLPAYGLFLLFMILPVLQAIWLSLHRENLFGQGRAWAGLANYQEALSRPEFWKSALLTLKFALMVAPLELLLGLLAALLVWRPYPGVALFRTLFFLTTAVPSAVAAVVWGWFLHPVGGWANRALASLGLPPQPWLTSPELALPTLAVVTAWAGVGFTAILLTAGLQSIPEEVLEAATVDGAGPLTRFFRITLPLLSPTLFLVGLLVVLRSLTAFGQIHLLTRGGPAEGSMVLIYRVYQDAFFNFQVPLAAAEALLLFLVLLLLATLQFSLLGRKVHYA, encoded by the coding sequence ATGCGTAGGGCCCTGTGGCGGAAACAGACCTCGCCCTGGAAAGCGCGGCTTCCCTTGGAAACCATTCCCTTCCTCTTGCCCGCCTACGGGCTCTTTCTCCTCTTCATGATCCTGCCCGTTCTCCAGGCCATCTGGCTTTCCCTCCACCGGGAAAACCTCTTCGGCCAGGGACGGGCCTGGGCGGGCCTGGCCAACTACCAGGAGGCCCTCTCCCGGCCGGAGTTCTGGAAGAGCGCCCTCCTCACCCTGAAGTTCGCCCTCATGGTGGCCCCCTTGGAGCTCCTCCTGGGCCTGCTGGCCGCCCTTTTGGTCTGGCGCCCCTACCCCGGGGTAGCCCTCTTCCGCACCCTCTTCTTCCTGACCACCGCCGTACCCAGCGCCGTGGCCGCCGTGGTCTGGGGGTGGTTCCTGCACCCCGTGGGCGGATGGGCCAACCGTGCCCTGGCCTCCCTCGGCCTACCCCCCCAACCCTGGCTCACCTCCCCCGAGCTCGCCCTCCCCACCCTGGCGGTGGTCACGGCCTGGGCGGGGGTGGGCTTCACCGCCATCCTCCTCACCGCGGGGCTCCAGAGCATCCCGGAGGAGGTGTTGGAGGCCGCCACCGTAGACGGGGCCGGGCCCTTGACCCGCTTCTTCCGCATCACCCTGCCCCTCCTCTCCCCCACCCTCTTCCTGGTAGGTCTCCTGGTGGTGCTTAGGAGCCTCACGGCCTTCGGCCAAATCCACCTCCTCACCCGGGGCGGCCCGGCGGAGGGCTCCATGGTCCTCATCTACCGGGTGTACCAGGACGCCTTCTTCAACTTCCAGGTGCCCCTGGCAGCCGCCGAGGCCCTCCTCCTCTTCCTGGTCCTCCTCCTCCTGGCCACCCTGCAGTTCTCGCTCCTGGGCCGGAAGGTCCACTATGCGTAG
- a CDS encoding ABC transporter permease: MERLRSPAARFGPVGLAFLLALFLLMLQALVQPTPLTWSQTLNLLKIAAVLGLLSVGQTLVVLSGGEGVDLSVGAVATLGAIVVYNFTRGQDALFGPAVALALLVGLGLGALNGVLIVHVRLPPLVATLGLSSVVLGLILWVGGRERGDVPPLLVRLVSEPWVLGIPGVIFLWAFLGFVVSFLLSRTPYGKALYALGANRAAARLSGIPVEGYVVLTYALAGMFNALGGVILLGHVQLIHLTLGEAYTLPSVIAVVAGGTSLSGGVGGYGGTVAGALLITLLQSVLLTLRVEEFGRQVAFGLILLALLAFYGRGRPLRQ, encoded by the coding sequence GTGGAGCGGCTGAGGAGCCCTGCCGCGAGGTTTGGCCCCGTGGGCCTGGCTTTTCTCCTGGCCCTTTTCCTCCTTATGCTTCAGGCCTTAGTCCAGCCTACGCCCCTCACCTGGAGCCAGACCTTGAACCTCCTGAAGATCGCTGCGGTGCTCGGCCTCCTTTCGGTAGGGCAAACGCTGGTCGTCCTCTCCGGGGGCGAGGGGGTGGACCTTTCGGTAGGAGCCGTGGCTACGCTGGGGGCTATTGTGGTCTACAACTTCACCCGCGGCCAGGATGCCCTTTTCGGGCCCGCTGTTGCCCTGGCTCTCCTGGTGGGCCTAGGGCTGGGGGCCCTCAACGGCGTCCTGATTGTCCACGTGCGCCTACCCCCTCTGGTGGCCACCCTAGGCCTTTCCAGCGTGGTCCTAGGCCTCATCCTTTGGGTCGGGGGCCGGGAGCGGGGGGACGTGCCTCCCCTCCTGGTGCGCCTCGTTTCCGAGCCTTGGGTCTTGGGGATCCCTGGGGTGATCTTTCTCTGGGCCTTCCTAGGCTTCGTCGTCTCTTTCCTCCTGAGCCGCACCCCCTATGGCAAGGCCCTCTACGCGTTGGGTGCCAATCGAGCCGCAGCTAGACTTTCGGGAATCCCGGTTGAAGGCTACGTGGTCTTGACCTACGCGCTGGCGGGCATGTTCAACGCCCTGGGTGGGGTGATTCTGCTAGGCCACGTCCAGCTCATCCATCTCACCCTGGGCGAGGCCTACACCTTACCCTCCGTCATCGCCGTGGTGGCGGGAGGGACGTCCCTTTCGGGGGGAGTGGGAGGGTACGGTGGGACGGTGGCGGGGGCGCTGCTCATCACGCTCCTCCAAAGCGTCCTTCTCACCCTGAGGGTAGAGGAATTCGGACGACAGGTTGCCTTTGGGCTCATCCTCTTGGCCCTTCTTGCCTTCTATGGGCGAGGCCGGCCTTTGAGGCAGTGA
- a CDS encoding sugar ABC transporter ATP-binding protein, with the protein MALLEVRGLRKRFGPTQALRGVELQVERGEILGLVGANGSGKSTLIRIVAGLVAPDAGQVLWEGRPFRPRDPRGALAQGIAVAYQEGSLLPLLSVVDNLCLPFLALGRPLPARSELQSFLASLGEWPLEARAGSLSQGQRQLLEVAKAMLLGPRLLILDEPTAALDRESVGRLFALLRRFVAAGGTVLFVTHRLGEVLELAHRVAVLRAGEVVGTLSTRGLRPEELVRLMAGAEEKEEGQAAPEGAILQGQPLLQVRGLVAPGLRGVDLQVGPGEVVGLGGLQGQGQRELLLALYGALPWQGEVWLAGRSVHPTHPGEALRLGMAYVGGDRAALAFLTRSVGENLLAASWGRFRWGPLLDLARAYASASEVAKSLDLVYAGLEAPMASLSGGNQQKVLLGRALLAGPRLLLLDDPAVGVDPPTRAAFYRRVRALAREGLGVLLYASDEEELLQNAHRVLVLAGGRLVAELRGPELTREGLIAAGLGAGGGHG; encoded by the coding sequence ATGGCCCTCTTGGAAGTTCGCGGCCTCAGGAAGCGTTTCGGTCCCACCCAGGCCCTCCGTGGGGTGGAACTCCAGGTGGAGAGGGGAGAGATCCTCGGGCTTGTAGGGGCCAACGGTAGCGGAAAGAGCACCCTGATCCGCATCGTCGCCGGCCTGGTGGCCCCCGATGCCGGCCAGGTGCTGTGGGAGGGGCGCCCATTCCGGCCCAGGGATCCTCGTGGGGCCCTAGCCCAGGGAATCGCCGTCGCCTACCAGGAGGGGAGCCTCCTCCCCCTCCTTTCCGTGGTGGACAACCTTTGTCTTCCTTTCCTGGCCCTCGGTCGGCCTCTGCCTGCCCGCTCCGAGCTCCAGTCCTTTCTGGCTAGCCTTGGGGAGTGGCCCCTAGAAGCCCGGGCAGGCAGCCTTTCCCAAGGGCAGCGCCAGCTTCTGGAAGTGGCCAAAGCGATGTTGCTTGGACCGAGACTCCTCATTCTGGACGAGCCTACCGCGGCCCTGGACCGGGAAAGTGTGGGACGCCTCTTTGCCCTCCTCAGGCGCTTTGTCGCCGCAGGAGGGACGGTCCTCTTCGTGACCCACCGCCTGGGGGAAGTTTTGGAACTGGCCCACCGGGTGGCGGTGCTCAGGGCAGGCGAGGTGGTGGGCACCCTTTCTACCCGGGGCCTTCGCCCGGAGGAGCTGGTCCGGCTCATGGCGGGAGCGGAGGAAAAGGAGGAGGGGCAAGCCGCGCCCGAGGGGGCCATCCTTCAGGGCCAGCCCCTCCTCCAGGTGCGGGGGCTTGTGGCTCCAGGGCTTAGGGGCGTGGACCTTCAGGTGGGGCCGGGGGAGGTGGTCGGCCTAGGGGGCCTCCAGGGCCAGGGGCAACGGGAATTGCTCCTCGCGCTCTACGGGGCCCTGCCCTGGCAGGGAGAGGTCTGGCTCGCGGGCCGGTCCGTTCACCCCACCCATCCCGGGGAGGCTCTTCGCCTGGGGATGGCCTACGTTGGGGGAGACCGCGCCGCCCTGGCCTTCCTCACGCGCTCCGTGGGAGAAAACCTTCTTGCAGCAAGCTGGGGGCGGTTTCGCTGGGGACCCTTACTGGATCTGGCGCGAGCTTATGCGTCAGCTTCTGAGGTGGCCAAGAGCCTGGACCTGGTCTACGCCGGTTTGGAAGCGCCCATGGCGAGCCTCTCCGGCGGTAACCAGCAGAAAGTGCTCTTGGGCCGGGCACTCCTTGCTGGCCCGCGCCTCCTCCTCCTGGATGATCCTGCGGTGGGCGTAGACCCGCCGACCCGGGCTGCCTTCTACCGCCGGGTGCGGGCCTTGGCACGGGAGGGGTTGGGGGTCCTGCTCTATGCCAGCGATGAGGAGGAGCTTCTCCAAAATGCCCATCGCGTTTTGGTCCTGGCGGGGGGTCGGCTGGTAGCGGAGCTCCGAGGGCCCGAGCTCACCCGGGAGGGCCTTATCGCCGCCGGTTTGGGGGCAGGAGGGGGTCATGGCTAG
- a CDS encoding sugar phosphate isomerase/epimerase family protein, with product MDVRLAVPLSQAEGILPRLDALGLGAEVYLEPALLEEDALFPDLAGRLSFPLSAHLPFWNLDLLSPDPEVRGLTRRRLLIGLDRAAELGADRAVLHSGIPHGRTPEEALERAEPLAEALGPVVRRARTLGVRLLLENTHEPNPEALKPVLEAYSGGLGFCFDAAHARVFSRTPDPAPWLALLPEHLHLNDTDGIYDRHWGLGRGVLDHGAWLGPFLDRPLVLEVREDLEPSLAFLTRVQQSWEGHGSQILGREESEKPPRPHTQGLTEA from the coding sequence ATGGACGTACGGCTTGCCGTACCCCTGTCGCAGGCGGAGGGGATCCTCCCCCGTTTAGACGCCCTAGGTCTCGGGGCTGAGGTCTACCTGGAGCCCGCTCTCCTGGAGGAGGATGCCCTCTTCCCGGACCTGGCGGGGCGCCTTTCCTTCCCCCTCTCGGCCCACCTTCCCTTCTGGAACCTGGACCTTCTCTCCCCCGACCCCGAGGTCCGGGGCCTCACCCGGAGGCGCCTCCTCATCGGGCTGGACCGGGCGGCGGAGCTTGGGGCGGACCGGGCCGTCCTCCACTCGGGCATCCCCCACGGGCGCACCCCGGAGGAGGCCCTGGAGCGCGCTGAGCCCTTGGCCGAGGCCCTGGGTCCCGTGGTGCGCCGGGCCCGCACTTTGGGGGTGCGCCTCCTGCTGGAGAACACCCACGAGCCCAATCCCGAGGCCCTGAAACCCGTCTTAGAAGCCTATTCCGGGGGGTTGGGCTTCTGCTTTGACGCCGCCCACGCCCGGGTCTTCAGCCGCACCCCGGACCCCGCCCCTTGGCTCGCCTTGCTCCCTGAACACCTGCACCTCAACGACACCGACGGGATCTATGACCGCCACTGGGGCTTGGGCCGGGGGGTGCTGGACCACGGGGCCTGGCTCGGCCCCTTCCTGGACCGGCCCCTGGTGCTGGAGGTGCGGGAGGACCTCGAGCCCTCTCTCGCCTTCCTTACGCGTGTCCAACAGAGCTGGGAAGGCCACGGTTCCCAAATCCTTGGCCGAGAGGAGAGCGAAAAGCCCCCGCGGCCCCACACCCAGGGCCTCACAGAGGCCTAG